In a genomic window of Bernardetia sp.:
- a CDS encoding ABC transporter ATP-binding protein: MLSLKNIHKSYHTAAQSMHVLKGIDMTVNEGELISIMGSSGSGKSTLLNILGMLDNYDKGEYWLDKVLIKNLSEKQAAIYRNKFLGFVFQSFNLLSFKTAAENVALPLYYQKVGRKERQILAEKYLERVGLRQWAHHLPSELSGGQKQRVAVARALITDPKVILADEPTGALDTTTSYEVMELFKQVHQSGKTIVIVTHEDDIAEKTERIIRLRDGNIESQNDKIKKTDIALDKK; the protein is encoded by the coding sequence ATGCTTTCCCTAAAAAATATTCATAAATCTTATCATACTGCTGCTCAAAGTATGCACGTTTTGAAAGGCATTGACATGACAGTAAATGAAGGCGAATTGATTTCTATTATGGGTTCTTCTGGCTCTGGAAAATCGACGCTTCTCAATATTTTAGGAATGCTAGACAATTATGATAAAGGAGAGTATTGGTTAGATAAAGTTCTAATAAAAAATCTTTCTGAAAAACAAGCTGCTATCTATCGCAATAAGTTTCTTGGGTTTGTGTTTCAGTCTTTCAACCTACTTTCCTTCAAAACAGCAGCAGAAAATGTTGCTCTCCCTCTTTATTATCAAAAAGTAGGTCGTAAAGAAAGACAAATATTAGCAGAAAAATACTTAGAACGTGTGGGACTAAGACAATGGGCGCATCACTTGCCTTCTGAGCTTTCGGGAGGTCAAAAACAGCGTGTTGCAGTGGCAAGAGCCTTAATAACAGACCCTAAAGTAATCTTGGCAGATGAGCCAACAGGAGCGTTAGACACCACCACCTCGTATGAAGTAATGGAACTTTTCAAGCAAGTACACCAAAGTGGTAAAACGATTGTTATCGTTACTCACGAAGACGATATTGCAGAAAAAACAGAAAGAATAATCAGATTGAGGGATGGAAATATAGAAAGTCAGAATGATAAAATAAAAAAAACGGATATTGCTCTAGATAAGAAATAA
- a CDS encoding PQQ-binding-like beta-propeller repeat protein, with product MKILTFCIAAALSLSSTISFAVPSLNPTSTNDNASLKNSIINRTNKMAYKSVGDKGFDAANTVIKCQDGNFVLLGRTDSYGAGDMNMSAIKVDAAGNIIWNKNYGAEESEEGYSGLETADGGFIFAGYSDSYGAGSDIKDGWIVRTDAKGTRIWDKTFGSNQSIDEIYSVIPDGEGNYMVLMNSIPITTGKSDIILLKIDDTGETIWKKSFGGKSSEQGHSLAKTEKGYLIAGHVEGEMMTKWDMLLIHVDEEGNKKWEKTYGGGDNEMANVVKVMPSGNILIAGYSYTYAEGSHDAWIVCADKNGKKVWDKNFGGLSTDEAFDVLVTEKSEIIMIGYTDVYKADEYGNNVSKLSNEIMINKLDAKGNEIWTRTLGGEKDQVAKAGALTEDGGFVLAGYTNENMDSKNVDMLILKVSADGK from the coding sequence ATGAAAATCTTAACTTTCTGTATTGCAGCAGCATTATCTCTTAGTTCTACTATTTCTTTTGCCGTTCCCTCTCTAAATCCTACATCAACAAATGATAATGCTTCTCTCAAAAATTCTATTATAAATAGAACAAATAAAATGGCTTATAAGTCAGTAGGAGATAAAGGTTTTGATGCAGCTAACACTGTTATTAAGTGCCAAGATGGAAATTTTGTTCTATTAGGACGTACAGATTCGTATGGCGCAGGTGATATGAATATGAGCGCAATAAAAGTAGATGCTGCTGGGAATATTATTTGGAATAAAAACTATGGTGCAGAGGAAAGCGAAGAAGGTTATTCGGGCTTAGAAACTGCTGACGGAGGATTTATTTTTGCTGGTTATTCAGATTCGTATGGTGCAGGCTCAGACATAAAAGATGGGTGGATAGTGCGTACAGACGCAAAAGGAACTCGTATTTGGGACAAAACGTTTGGCTCTAATCAAAGTATAGATGAAATATATAGTGTTATACCTGATGGCGAGGGAAATTATATGGTACTAATGAACAGTATTCCTATCACAACAGGCAAAAGCGATATTATTCTTTTAAAAATAGATGATACAGGAGAAACAATTTGGAAGAAAAGCTTTGGTGGTAAAAGCAGCGAACAAGGACACTCATTAGCTAAAACAGAAAAAGGCTATCTTATTGCTGGACATGTAGAAGGAGAAATGATGACAAAATGGGATATGCTCTTGATTCATGTAGATGAAGAAGGCAATAAAAAATGGGAAAAAACCTATGGAGGTGGAGACAATGAGATGGCAAATGTAGTTAAAGTAATGCCTTCTGGAAATATTCTGATTGCTGGTTATTCTTATACCTATGCAGAAGGAAGCCACGATGCTTGGATTGTCTGTGCAGACAAAAATGGAAAAAAAGTATGGGATAAAAATTTTGGTGGACTAAGTACAGATGAAGCCTTTGATGTTCTAGTTACAGAAAAATCTGAAATTATTATGATTGGCTATACAGATGTGTATAAAGCGGATGAGTATGGAAATAATGTAAGCAAACTTTCCAATGAAATTATGATTAATAAGTTAGATGCAAAAGGCAATGAAATTTGGACAAGAACTCTTGGAGGAGAAAAAGACCAAGTAGCTAAAGCTGGAGCTTTAACAGAAGATGGTGGTTTTGTGTTGGCTGGTTATACCAATGAGAATATGGATTCTAAAAATGTAGATATGCTTATCTTGAAAGTATCTGCTGATGGAAAATAG
- a CDS encoding DUF721 domain-containing protein, which yields MYDKDFNKLPTRQTPDPKPIGEALKGFLESQKWNTKFESSKLKVEWEKIVGNFVAKQTEKVEIRNKKIFIRVSQPTLRYELLMQKTSIIYRVNSHFGRRMIEEVVLL from the coding sequence ATGTACGACAAAGATTTTAATAAACTTCCCACACGCCAAACTCCAGACCCAAAGCCGATTGGTGAGGCTTTAAAGGGATTTTTAGAGTCTCAAAAGTGGAATACAAAGTTTGAAAGCAGTAAGCTAAAGGTAGAATGGGAAAAAATAGTAGGTAACTTTGTAGCAAAGCAAACTGAAAAAGTAGAAATAAGAAATAAAAAGATATTTATTCGTGTTTCTCAACCCACTTTAAGATATGAACTCTTAATGCAAAAAACATCTATTATCTATCGTGTCAATTCGCATTTTGGAAGAAGAATGATAGAAGAGGTGGTGTTGCTATAA
- a CDS encoding OmpA family protein, whose translation MRILPQPTIIFLYERKRKNTSLILLILLFIFIANKLLYAQGFDSFQPSNLVNKDNTLAPTSAIVKGKLFAYHYNQEKGKSGKYYTQKEKLVVNLSVRNLRTQEMQKRIFSPDTVSGNYFMFLLPDERYEISIVVKGFRPYIIVLFIPPQTFIYELNRDIVFEPIMLLEEQIGQHNSFKNRSQNLTYYYDSAALHNYDRDKFEVLRELIDYTMAKGNTNALDSLEKIIVDEISPKASVYIPSQLEPNDNFKPIFDKIKESFSHGSWEYIDEFYAKKSTGNTYYSEAKSISSSEKPNQKTIVTHFVLFDGKNAKRLTKEQKEKLQQIANFLNNDSRLVIEIFGRTNSENSTEKELSSEKRLRMSSKRTKQVFKYLKKRVEDKDKFHYIVYGMSEKLDDATLDENTETPNKEVDKKNELLFTKVAPKAPRVELVISLGN comes from the coding sequence ATGAGAATACTACCACAACCAACTATAATTTTTTTATACGAAAGAAAGAGAAAAAACACCTCCCTTATTCTGCTTATCCTATTATTTATTTTTATAGCTAATAAACTACTATATGCTCAAGGTTTTGATAGTTTCCAACCATCCAACCTTGTAAATAAAGACAATACATTAGCCCCTACTTCTGCTATTGTCAAAGGAAAATTGTTTGCCTATCACTACAATCAAGAAAAAGGCAAAAGTGGAAAATATTATACTCAAAAAGAAAAGCTAGTTGTTAATCTAAGTGTTAGAAATCTTCGCACACAAGAAATGCAAAAAAGAATTTTTTCTCCTGATACTGTTTCTGGAAACTATTTTATGTTTTTGTTGCCAGATGAGCGTTATGAAATTAGTATAGTAGTAAAAGGTTTTCGGCCTTATATTATTGTACTTTTTATCCCTCCCCAAACATTTATCTATGAGTTGAATCGTGATATTGTTTTTGAGCCTATTATGTTATTGGAAGAACAAATTGGTCAGCACAACTCATTTAAAAATCGCTCTCAAAATCTAACTTACTATTACGATTCGGCTGCTTTACACAACTACGACAGAGATAAATTTGAAGTATTGAGAGAACTGATAGACTATACGATGGCAAAAGGAAATACAAATGCACTGGATAGCCTAGAAAAAATAATTGTAGATGAAATTTCTCCAAAAGCATCTGTGTATATTCCTTCACAGTTAGAACCTAATGATAACTTCAAACCTATTTTTGATAAAATAAAGGAGAGCTTTTCACACGGTTCGTGGGAATATATTGATGAATTTTATGCTAAGAAAAGTACAGGAAATACATATTATTCAGAAGCAAAAAGTATTTCATCATCAGAAAAGCCAAACCAAAAAACTATTGTAACACACTTTGTTCTTTTTGATGGAAAAAATGCCAAACGTCTTACAAAAGAACAGAAAGAAAAACTACAACAAATAGCCAATTTTCTAAACAACGACTCAAGGCTAGTTATAGAAATTTTTGGAAGGACAAATTCAGAAAACAGCACAGAAAAGGAGTTAAGCTCTGAAAAACGTCTTCGTATGTCTTCTAAGCGCACTAAACAAGTCTTCAAATATTTGAAAAAAAGAGTAGAAGACAAAGACAAATTTCATTATATTGTCTATGGAATGAGTGAAAAATTAGATGATGCAACTTTAGACGAAAATACAGAAACTCCAAATAAAGAAGTTGATAAAAAGAACGAACTACTATTTACAAAAGTAGCTCCTAAAGCTCCTAGAGTAGAACTCGTGATTAGTTTAGGCAATTAA